The Streptomyces sp. R28 region GATCGCCTGGGTCAACCGCGTCACGGGCGTACCGAACATCGCGGCACCCCTGGTGTACTCCCTGCTCACCGCGTTCTGCGGCTCCTGTCTGCTGCTGATCATCGCCTGGCGCAACGGCCTGTCCGACCGGTCCGCCGAGACCCGCCGCGCCATGCGCCTGGTCGTCCGCGCCTACGCGGGCGTGGTCGTCGCGCTGTGGGTGCTGTTCGCCCTCGCGGACGCGCCGGTGGAGCGGGTGCGGGACCTGGACACGTACTACGCCAACACGCCGTTCATGCGCGAGGAGACGCTGCTCTATCTGCTCGCGCACTGCACGGCCGTCCTCATCACGTCCCGGCTGCTCTGGAACTGGGTGCGCACCGAGGGCCTCGACGCCTGGCTGCGCTGGGGGCTGGTGTTCCTGGGCGTCGGCTACGGCCTCAACCTCATCTTCGACGCCGCCAAACTGACCGCCGTCGCCGCCCGCTGGACGGGCCACGACCTGGACTGGCTCAGCACCGACCTGGCGCCACCCGTCGCCGCCCTGTCCGCCATCCTGATCGCGGTCGGCTTCATCCTCCCGCACGCCGGCCAGTACCTGCACGACCGCTGGCAGCTGCGCCTGGCCCACCACCAACTGCGGCCCCTGTACCTGCTGATGCGGTCCGTCAACGGCTCCGGCGTGCGGTTCGTCCTGCGCGCCACCCCGGAGCTGCGGCTGATCCGCCGCGAGACCTTCATCCGCGACGTCCTGCTGCCGCTGGCCCGGCACATCGACGAGGACCTGCGCCGGCGGTCGTACGACGCCGCGCTCACCCTCGGCTTCGCGCCCTCCCGGGCGAAGGCGCTGGCTGCCGCCGTGACCATCCAGGACGCCGTCCAGCGCAGGAGCCGGGCCCCGGCCGACGGCAGCGGCACGGGCGGCCCCGACACCACGGATCTCCTCCAGGAGATCGGGGCCGTCTCCCGAGCCCTCCGCCACCCCGTCGACATCGAGGCGGTCCGTGCCCGTACGGCCGCCCCAGCACAGGACGTGCCCGTACATGACTGAACGCACCACCACCGCCGTCGTCCTCGGCGGCTCCCTCGCCGGTCTGCTCGCGGCCCGCGCGCTGGCCGACGTCGCCGACCACGTCACCGTCGTGGAACGCGACGTGCTGCCGGCCGGCCCCGAGCCGCGCACGGGCCTGCCGCAGGCCCGGCACGTCCACCAGCTGTGGTCGGGCGGGGCGCATGCCATGGAAGAGCTGCTGCCGGGCATCGTCGCACGGCTGCGGGACGCGGGGGCGCACCGGCTGCCGGTGACCACGGACATGGTGGCGCTGTCGCCGTACGGCTGGTACCGGCGGTGGGCGGAGTCGCACCACATGCTGCTGTGCAGCCGGGACCTGCTGGACGCGACGGTGCGTGAGGCCGTCCTCGCCGACAAGCGCATCGAGCTGGTGCAGGCCGAGGTGCTCGGCCCGGTGGGTACGGACGCGGCGGTGACGGGCGTACGGATCCGACCGCACGACTCCGCCGAGCGGACCCTGTCGGCCGACCTGGTCGTCGACGCCACGGGACGCGGTTCGCGTACGGCCGGCCGGCTGACGGAGCTCGGGCTGCCGGCGGTCGAGCAGCGCGAGGTCGACTCCGGGGTGGCGTACGCGAGTCGGGTGTTCCGGGCGCCCGAGGCGGCGCGTGAGGCGTTCCCGGTCGTCAACGTCCAGCCGGACCCGCGCGCCGGAAAGCCCGGGTGCGGGGGCGTGCTGCTGCCCATCGAGGACGGGCAGTGGATCGTCACCCTGTTCGGGTCGCGGGGCGGCGAACCGCCCACCGAGGCCGAGGACTTCGTGCGGTACGCGCGCGAGGAGCTACGGCATCCCGTCATCGCCGAACTGCTCACGCACGCCGAGCCGTTGACCGACGTGGCGTACACCCGGACGACCGCCAACCGCCGCCACTACTACGAGCGGATGCCGGTCTGGCCCGAGAACTTCGCCGTGCTCGGGGACGCCCTGTGCGCGCTCAACCCGATCTACGGGCACGGCATGTCGGTCGCGGCCCAGGGCGCGGTCGCCCTGCGGGACGTGATACGGCGTCAGGGCTGGGGCTCGGCCGGTCTGTCCCGGCGGATCCAGCGGGCGGTGGCGCGACCGGCGTCGGCGGCGTGGGACCTGGCCCTGGGCATGGACGTGTTCTATCCCGGGGCGACGGAGAACGGCCCCACCCTGCGCGACCGGCTGCTGGCGGCGTACGTGGGCCGGTTGCTGTACACGGCCACCGGGAACGGGCGGATCGCTCGGCGGGTGACGGATGTGACGTCGCTGGAGCGGGGCGCCGAGGTGCTGCTCGCCCCGTCCGTGCTGCTGGCCGCGCTGGCCGGCCCGCTCAAACCGGCGTTGAGCGGGCCGCCGTTGACGGCGGAGGAGCGCAAGGCGGCGGGGTTGCCGTAGGCGGGGTGCCCCGCCCGCAGGCAGCCGCGCAGGTCGGCCGGCGAACAGGTCAGCCGGCGAACGCCGGCTGCGCCAGCCCCTTCCCCGCACCCGGCACCACGAACACCGACCCCGCCAGCGGAGGCGGTGACGCCAGTCCGACGCGGGCCGTCGTGATGTAGAGGTCGGTCAGGTCGGGCCCGGCGAACGTGCACGCCGTCACCAGGGGCACCGGAAGCGGGATCACCCGGTCCAGCTCACCGTCCGGCGTGTAGCGACGTACCGCCGAGCCTCCCCACAGGGCCACCCACACGCACCCCTCGGCGTCGACGGTGAGCCCGTCGGGGAACCCGGCGCCGTCCTCGATCCCGACCAGTGGCCGCCGGTTCACGGCCCGGCCGTCGGCGTGGTCGAAGACGTCGACGCGCCGGGTCGGCGAGTCGATGTAGTACATGAGGCTGCCGTCCGGGCTCCAGCCGGTGCCGTTGCTCACGGCCACGTCGTCGAGGACCACCTCGACCGAGCCGTCACCGGTGACCCGGGACAGGGTGCCGCCGCCCGGCGCCTCGTCGTAGCGCATGGTGCCCGCCCACAGGGAGCCGTCGGGGGCGACGGCGGCGTCGTTGGCGCGGCGGCCGGGGACGGGCTCGTGGTGCAGCCAGCGGAAGGTGTCGTCCGGGTCCAGCAGTCCCACGCCGTCCCGGAGGTTCAGGACGAGGCCGCCGCCGACGCGCGGCTTGACGGCGCCGATGTGCTGCGGGGCCGTACGGACCGAGCGCCGCCCGGAGGCGGGGTCGTAGGTGTGGATCCGGGACCCCAGGATGTCGATCCAGACGAGCCGCCCGCTCGCCGGGTCCCAGGTCGGCCCCTCACCGAGCTCGGCCTCCGCCTGGACGGCCACCTCGTACGCGGTGACGCCGCGCTCCGTCATGCCACGCTCCGGTGTCCGAGACGCTCCGACAGTTCGGCGGCCCCCTTGGCGGCGAGCTGCTCCAGCTCGACGCGCCGCTCGTCGCTCCAGCGGATCATGGGGACGGAGATGGAGAGGGCGGCGACGACCTGCCCGGCACGGTCCCGCACCGGAGCGGCCACGCACGACACGTCCGGGTTGGACTCCCGCCTCTCGACGGCGATCCCCCGCTGCCGAATCTCGTCCAGGGCCTCGCGCAGGGCGCCCGGGTCGGTGATGCTGTTCGGTGTCATGCCGACGAGCTCGACCCCGTCGGGGACCCGGCTGGTGAGCTCGGGCTCGGGGAGGGAGGCCAGCAGCATCTTGCCGACCGATGTGCAGTGCGCGGGCAGCCGTCGCCCGGCGGCGGACACCATGCGCACCGCGTGCGTCGAGTCCACCTTGGCGATGTAGATGACGTCGGTGCCCTCGAGGATCGCCACGTGCACGGTCTCGTCACAGGTCTCGGCGACGGACCGGGCGACCTGCTGCCCCTCGGCCGCGAGGTCGAGCTGCTCGGCGTACCGGCTGCCGAGCTGGTAGGGCCGTACACCGAGGCGGTACCGTCCCGGCTGACCCGGTACCTGGACGATGTACGACCGGGCTGCGAGGGTGGTGACCAGTTCGTGCACGGTGGTGCGCGGCAGCTGGAGCTTGCGCACGATGTCAGGAGCGGAGAGCGTGCCGTCCCCGTCGAGGAAGAGCTCGAGAATGTCGAGAGCTCGGGTCACGGCTGGTACGAGGCGTCCCACGTCCGGCTCCCTCCCTTGGTATCAGTGAGGCTGCGTTCGAGATTTCAACAGCCGATCGGAATGACGAACACAGGTTACTCAAAGTGCGTTTGCCTGGGCAATGGGTGCGTGGGGCCTTTGAGTCTGGTTGGCAGGACCTCAGGACCGGCGTAGCGTTCCAAATATGCGCCTGTACAGGCGAAATGTGACGCTCGCATTTACATGCAACGCACACTCAATACCCCTGACGCCCCACCTCAAGGGGGACTCTCATGCGACGCGTACTCTTCCTCATCCCCATGGCCCTCATCGGCCTCATCGCTCTCCTCGCCCCCAGCGCCGCGGCCGTCAGCGCGCACTTCGTCGGCACTCCGACGGCCACCCGCTCGGGCAACACCCTGACGGTCTCCGGCAAGGAGGCCGGACTCGGCAATCAGCAGTCCGTCAACATTCGGGTGACCGCCGACGCCCAGTGCATCAACCCTGGCGGCCACGGCCCCAAGGCCCCGAACAAGATGGCCGTCGCCGGCGGCGGACAGTTCCCCGTACAGAACGGCAAGGCCGACTTCACGGTGACCGTGACAGCGACCTTCCAGCCGTCGTGCAGCCCGCCGATGACGGTGCAGTTCAGCAACGTCGTCGTCACTGACACCGGAAACGGCATCTCGGTGTCGCTGCGAGGCACCTTCTGACACCCCGCCACCCGGACGACGAGTCCCTGAAAGCCTGCGGGCCCATCCGCTCGCAGGCCGCACCCATGCCCCCCTGTGCGCTACGGCTTCCCGACGCGCGCGTACGTCACGTCGAAGTCGGTCGCCCAGTGCTCGCCGTCGGGCGACTGCTCCCAGCGGCCCTCCATCGTGTCTCCGTCGGCGCCGAGGGTGGCGGTGAAGCGCTGGTGGAAGCCGGGAGCGGGGCGCCACTGGCGCCAGGTGCCGTCGGTCATGCTCGCGCGGTAGACACGGGCGACCCCACGGCCGTCGGCGTAGCAGGCGGTGAACTCCTCGGCCGTGTCGTCGTAGCCGATCAGGGAGACCGTGGGGAACGGCGCGTTCGGGCCCCACTCGCCGGGCAGGGCCGTCTCGGGGCCCACGTCGGCGCGCTGGACGAGGAAGGCGCCGCCCTCCAGCCACGCGAACTCCGTCCGGATCGGCCCGACGCTCCGCCCGAGGGCCCACAGGTCCCACTCACCCACGAGCACGTCCAGCTGCCGCAGGGCGGTGTGGGGTGTCGGTTGCCGCATCAGGTCCTCCTCAGGCTCGGCGGGAGGCGCGATGCTCCGCACGCTCCTCCCACTGAAGACCGGGTCCGGCACCGAAACTCATCGCCGCCCCTTTCCTTACCCTCCCTGCCGAGCAGCCGAAGCCGCGCCGCGTACGCCGAGACAAGTACGCGGGGTTACTCCCGCCGTCAGACGCCTGGACCGCCCCCGCCCGGCACGGTGGTGCTCATGAAACTGAGCCGCCCCGCCCGCCGGGCCTCCCTCGTCGTCCATGTCGTCGCCGCCGCGAGCTGGCTCGGGCTCACGCTCGGGCTGCTCGCGCTCGGGATCACCGCGGCCACCACCGGGGCCGCGGCGACCGTGGAGGCGTCCGTGCGGGCGATGAAGCTGTTCGCCGACTGGCTCCTGCTGCCCGTCGCGTTCCTCACGCTGGTCAGCGGGCTGGTGCTGTCCCTGGGGACGCCGTGGGGACTGGCGCGGCACCGGTGGGTCTACATCAAGTTCTGGGTGACCCTGGCCACGACCACCGCCACCGTCTTCGCGCTGCGCCCCGGCGTGAACTCCGCCGTCGCCGCCGTCGCCGCGGGCGGGCCGCTGCCCGATGCCGGTGACGTTCTGTTCGGGCCGATCGTGTCGCTGTCCGCGTACGTCTTCATGACGGTGATCTCGATCCTCAAGCCCTGGGGCCTGACCCGCCGCGGCCGACGCCTGCGCGCCGCCTCCGCCCGCACGCCCGTCGGCACCACCGGCCCTGCCCGCCAAACCGCGTGACCCGGTCCTCGGCAGCCTGGCAGGAAGCGCGCATCGGGAACACCTGTGCGTGGCCCGTCAGAGGTACTGCCCGTCATCCGCCCCTTTCGCCGCCTCCGGCCACACCTTCACCGCCACCACGTGGGCGAAGTTGATCAGCGCGAAGCCGTCCTCGGCGTCGTCCGGGGCGGTCAGTCGCAAGCGCAGGGTGCGGCCCTCGTCGAAGGCCTCGTTCAGGGCCACGACCGCCGACTCCAGGGTGGCGAAGTCGCCGGTCCGCACGGTCAGGGGTTCGCCTTTGACGGGCTGGAGCCAGATGTGTATCTCCGGTTTGTCGGACATACGGCCACCATGCGCGACGCGACCGACACGCACAAGTACCGCACGGCGGGCAACCTCCACCGCCCGGGCGGTGACATGCAGGCGAAGTCCCGTCCCCCGACAAGGGAGTTCACCATGCGCACCCGCCTTGCCCGTCTCGGCGCCGTACTCGCCGCGATCATCGCGTTGGTAGCCGCGCCCGCCGTCACCGCAGCCCCCGCCCAGGCCGCCGACCAGGCAGCCGACCAGTGGAATCCGCCGGCCAACCTCGTCCAGCCCCTCAACGAGGTCTGGAACCACGTCCAGTCGACCTACCCCGACCTCTACGGCTTCCGCAACTACGGCTGGGACCAGGTCATGGCCAACCGTGGCAGCGTCAACTACTGCGTCCGCTGGGAGTCCGACGCCCCCGTCAGCGCCGCCCTGCGCGACCAGGTCCACGCCGCGTTGAAGAAGCAGTTCGGCACATGGACGGCCGCCATGGTCGAGAGCAACGGCGCCGGGCACAACGCCTGGCCGTACACGAACGTACCCGTCAATATCGTGGGTTGGGCCGTCAAGAACCGCTCCACCCTCCAGTGGAGCGACAACTCCGTCGACGTCTACGCCGGCCTGCTGGACAGCGAGGGCGCCCCGCAGTGCGCACCCGACTGCGGCCGGTTCTTCCACCAGGACGGCAACTACTCGAAGTGCCCGGGCGGAGCCGCCCGCCACTACGACCAGTCGCTCTGGCTGACCAAGGGGTTCCAGGGCGGTGCCGGCGGTGACTGGGGGCAGCGCGTCGGGCAGGAGTACTTCACCGCGGCGCTCGGCCAGGAGAACATCCACATCTATCTGCACGAGGTCGGCCACACCTTCGGGCTGGACGACTTCTACGACTGGAGCCCGACCGGCCAGTGCTGCTTCCTCATGAAGGCCGGATCCGCCGCGCAGATCACCGAGTTCGACAAGTGGATGTTCCGGGACTTCTGGCGCCACCTGAAGAGCCGCTACGGCCTCTGAGCAACAGAAACAGCCCGAGCAGCGGCTATCGGGGCGTCTCCCCCAGCACCCCCTTCAGCCGCTGCGCCCGCAACACCAGCTCCAACTCGAAGCGCCGGTCCGGGTCGTCCATCTCGTCGCCCCACAACTCCCGGATCTGCCGCAGCCGATAGCGGACCGTCTGGGGATGAACCCCCAGGCGGGCCGCCACCTCCGGCGCCCCGCCCCTGGTCTCCAGCCACGCCAGTAACGTCTCCGCCAGCCGCCGGCCGTGCGTGGGCCCGCAGTGCTCCAGCGGGGCCAGGCACCGCAGGGCCAGGTCGTCGATCAGTTCCTCCGGCTGCAGGAGCACCAACGCCTCCGTGTGCTCGGTGCAGTACAGGACGTCGCCGGCCGGCAGCAGCCGCCGTTCCATGAGGCGTACGGCGGCCTCGGCCCAGCGCAGCGACTTCGCCGCGTCGGCGAGGGGGACTGGGGGGCCGATCGCGCCCGCCCAGCCGGTCAGTGCCCGGTGCAGCAGTTCGGGGCGGCCTGCGGCGTCCGGTTCGGGGACGACCATGCGCGGCTGCTCGTACTCCATGTCGAGCAGGACGCCCTGCCCCACCGCCGGGGCCACCGCCTCCCGCGCCGGGCGCAGCAGCACGCCCACGGCGACCTTCGCCGGCAGCGGCCAGCCGATCCGGGCCGCCCGCTCCGTCAGGGCCTCCGCCGGATCGCCCCGGTGGTGCTCGGCCAACAACAGCTCCATCAGGCGGCGTTGGAGGCGTAATCGCTCGCCTGCCTGGCGCGCCGCCGCCTCCGCGTATCCGCGCACCGACTGGTCGACGAGGCCGTCCAGGTACTCGTAGCCCGCGTCCACCAGCTCGTACATCGCGGGCGGTGGAATGTCGACGCGCTGACCGATCTCCGCGAAACGACGCCAGGCCAGGCGTACGCCCATCCGGTAGATCGCCTGGAGCGAGTCCAGGGAGCGGCCGTGCAGGCCCTCGCCGCGGCCGAACTCCTGGAAGACGCCCGGCGGGACGGTCGGGCGGCCCTCCGACGTCTCCAGGTGCTGGACGAAGACCTCGATCGCACGCCGGATGCCGACCATGGCCATCGGCTCGCCCGACTCGTCCAGGACGACCGGCAGGTGCGGGTACTCGCGGCGGATCTCGCGCAGGATCTCCTCGGCGAGGGCCGGGGCCTCGGCCATGGCCAGCTCCGCGAAGCGGCGGACCTGGAAGCGGGGCACCTCGCGCCAGGCCGAGCGGGTGGTGACGGCCGGGGTGGCCGGGGAGGTCGTGGAGGTGGTGGAGGTCGTGGAGCGGGTGGCTGCCACGGTCAACTCCCCTGGCCCGCTTGCTCGTATGTGATCAAGGGTGTGTTCGGCTGGTCGGGCGTCGCTTCCAGCAGTGCGACGACGCCGAGCGCGGCACCCACCGCGAGTGCGGCGGCGAGCGCGACGGTCAGCGTGGCGGCGAGCAGTCTGGACATCGCAGGGTCAGCCTCTCTGCATCCGGAGGTCGTCCCACCCCGGTGGTGCCAGCCTGATCCCGACCCCTGCCTGTCGGGTTCAGTCTCGACAAGCCGGGTCGGCCCGTCAAGACATTGACACTCCGTCAAGGGGCGCCTACGGTTCCCGGCCCAAGAACGGCCAGGCAACGACCGTGCACCGAACGTGCACCGACCATGCGTCAATCCCCCCAGGAGTGCCGGATGCGCCGTACAGCCTCATCTCTCTCGTTGATCCTGCTCGGCATCGGCACGTTTCTGCTGGTACTGGCGCCGATGCTCGCCTGGTACGTGGCCCCGCGTGCCGCCGTGAACCCCATCGACATCGACACCACCGCCGTCTACACCGGCACCGGCAGCGTCTTCGACACCGCCAAGATCGAGACCGTGCCGGACCAGAAGATCACCGTCACCCAGCGAGTGCGCGGCAATGTGGCGGAAAGTGAGCGCAGCGGCAACGCCGTGTGGGACGTGATCACCACCGTGGACACCGACAAGTCGCTGCCCGCCGCCGACCCGCACGACGCGCTGGACTTCACCCCGCACCGCTGGGTGATGGACCGCAGGACGACGAAACCGGTGCACTGCTGCAAGGAGAGCCCGTACATCGAGGGCGAGGCCTATCTGAAGTTCCCCTTCGACGTCGAGAAGCGCTCCTACCAGTGGTGGGACAACACCGGCGGCACCACGATCACCATGCGGTACGACGGCACCGAGAAGATCCAGGGGTACACGGGATACCGCTTCACCGGCACGGTCGCGCCCCGCAAGATCGGCACCCGGCTCGTCCCCGGGAGCCTGGTCGACCAGCCGAAGCGCCCGCAGGTGCTGGCCGAGGAGTGGTACTCCAACCACGGGTTCAAGCTGGTCGTCGACCAGCGCACCGGCCGGGTGGTCTACGCCCAGACCGGCCCGCGCCGCACCCTGCGGGCGCCCGGCGGCGACAAGGACGCGGCGGTGCTGCTGGACAGCGAGAAGATCTCGTTCACCCCGTCCACCCAGAAGGAGGCCGTGCGGCAGGCGAAGCAGGACAGCGATCAGCTGCGCATGGTGGGCGAGACGCTGCCGATCGGGGCTGCTGGGGCAGGATTCGCGCTCGCGGTGGTAGGTGGGGTTTTAGTGGTGCGAGGGCGTAAGCGCCCTGAATCGCCGGGTACGGTCGAGATGCCCCAGCCCTCACTCACAATGTGACGTGACGTCAGCTCTAATAAAGCCCGAAATTGTCACGCCGGTGAGTAGCCGTGGCGAACGGCTGGGCGAAAACTGTCCAACCCCACCCGGACACAGCCTGTCCACACCCCACGCACAACGACCATAAGTACCCAAGAAGCTCGAAATCCCCCCACGGGACCCCAAACCCGCATCTTCCCCCACGCTGAGTTCCGCACCCTGAGACGAGTTGGAGCACCTATGCCCCAGCACGTGCCCTCCCCTCCCCCGCTCTCGAATTCGGTAGAGCGGGGGGACCCCCATCGCGCCGCCGGTCTCCCCTCCGCGTCGCAGCACCACCCTCCGGCGCTCCCCCCACATCCGCGCCGAATCGTTTTTCTCGCCCACCGTGACCTGGGCAACCCATCCGCCGGCGGCTCCGAACTGCTGGTCGACCGCCTCGCCGACGGCCTCACCCAGCTCGGCCACCAGGTCACCCTGCTGTGTGGCGGCCCGGCGGCGTACCGCGACTACCGGGTCGTGTCGGCGGGTGGCGAATTCGGCCACTTCCTGCGCGCCCGGTCCGCCTTCACGCACCAGGTCGGCGACTGCGATCTGCTGGTCGAGGTCTGCAACGGAATGCCGTACCTCGCCCCCCTCTGGCATCGCGGGCCGACGTTGTGCCTGGTCAACCATGTGCACACCGACCTGTGGAAGATGCGCTTCGGCGGGGCCCTGGCCCCGGCTGCGCGTATCGGGCGAAGACTGGAGCACTGGGCGCTGACCGGTGCGCAGCGGCGGAGTCTGCTGGTCGCCGTGTCGCCGTCGACCGCGCATGCGCTCCGCGGGATCGGCGTCGAGCGCGAGCGCATCCGTGTGGTGCACAACGGGGTCGAGGAGCCGGGCCCGCTGGGCGACCGCTCGCCGGAGCCGCTGTTCTTGGCCGTCGGGCGGCTCGTCGAGTACAAGCGGATCGATCTGTTGCTGCGACTGTGGGAACGGGTGCGGCCCGTCACCGGCGGGCGGCTGGTCATCGTCGGGGACGGGCCTGAGCGGGCCGCTCTTGAGCAACTCGCCGGGCCCGGCGTCGAGTTCGTCGGTCACGTGTCGGAGGCGGAGAAGCATCGGCTGCTGTGTGCGGCGTGGTTGTTGCTTCATCCCTCGGCCGTGGAGGGCTGGGGGCTCGTCGTCACCGAGGCCGCCACGCGGGAGACGCCGACCATTGCCTTTGATGTGCCTGGGCTGCGGGACTCCGTCGTGGACGGGGAGACCGGGGTGCTTGCGGGCGGCGAGTCGTCGTTCGCGGCCGCGTGGTGCACGCTGGCGTTGTCCGGGCATCGGCGGGAGGTCATGGGCAAGGCTGCGCGGGATCGCGCCGCGCGGTATCGGTGGGATCGGACAGTGAGACAGTTCCGTGCGGTCGCCGCGGAGGCCGTGCGGCGGGGCGGGGCGCCGTGACGCCCAAACGCCGTAGCGGTGATGCGATCTCGCGACTGCGGGTTCGTCGTGGCTGGTCGCGCCCACGCGGCGGAGCCGCGAATGTCACAGCCCCGCGCCCCTTTACGGCATTACCTCACCGGGGTTTCAAGGACCCCTCCCTTCGGCGCTCCCTCGCCCTCTTCCGAGCCTTTCTGCGTGAGCAGGACGATCCCGAAGCCTGCTACTCCCTCCTCGCCCGCGACGCCGTCGATCAGGTCGAGGCCTACGACGGTTCTGTCGGCGGGCGGGTTGTCGTCGATGTCGGTGGGGGCAGCGGGTACTTCACCGAGGAGTTTCGGCGGCGCGGCGCGCAGGCCTTTCTGTTCGAGCCGGATCTGCGG contains the following coding sequences:
- a CDS encoding MAB_1171c family putative transporter, with protein sequence MTGLALDPAGLLGEIYISFWIPTVVLTAALAIKLPTIIRLWRDPLLRAVGGLLLLACAVFVFAAPATIAWVNRVTGVPNIAAPLVYSLLTAFCGSCLLLIIAWRNGLSDRSAETRRAMRLVVRAYAGVVVALWVLFALADAPVERVRDLDTYYANTPFMREETLLYLLAHCTAVLITSRLLWNWVRTEGLDAWLRWGLVFLGVGYGLNLIFDAAKLTAVAARWTGHDLDWLSTDLAPPVAALSAILIAVGFILPHAGQYLHDRWQLRLAHHQLRPLYLLMRSVNGSGVRFVLRATPELRLIRRETFIRDVLLPLARHIDEDLRRRSYDAALTLGFAPSRAKALAAAVTIQDAVQRRSRAPADGSGTGGPDTTDLLQEIGAVSRALRHPVDIEAVRARTAAPAQDVPVHD
- a CDS encoding FAD-dependent oxidoreductase, producing the protein MTERTTTAVVLGGSLAGLLAARALADVADHVTVVERDVLPAGPEPRTGLPQARHVHQLWSGGAHAMEELLPGIVARLRDAGAHRLPVTTDMVALSPYGWYRRWAESHHMLLCSRDLLDATVREAVLADKRIELVQAEVLGPVGTDAAVTGVRIRPHDSAERTLSADLVVDATGRGSRTAGRLTELGLPAVEQREVDSGVAYASRVFRAPEAAREAFPVVNVQPDPRAGKPGCGGVLLPIEDGQWIVTLFGSRGGEPPTEAEDFVRYAREELRHPVIAELLTHAEPLTDVAYTRTTANRRHYYERMPVWPENFAVLGDALCALNPIYGHGMSVAAQGAVALRDVIRRQGWGSAGLSRRIQRAVARPASAAWDLALGMDVFYPGATENGPTLRDRLLAAYVGRLLYTATGNGRIARRVTDVTSLERGAEVLLAPSVLLAALAGPLKPALSGPPLTAEERKAAGLP
- a CDS encoding SMP-30/gluconolactonase/LRE family protein; amino-acid sequence: MTERGVTAYEVAVQAEAELGEGPTWDPASGRLVWIDILGSRIHTYDPASGRRSVRTAPQHIGAVKPRVGGGLVLNLRDGVGLLDPDDTFRWLHHEPVPGRRANDAAVAPDGSLWAGTMRYDEAPGGGTLSRVTGDGSVEVVLDDVAVSNGTGWSPDGSLMYYIDSPTRRVDVFDHADGRAVNRRPLVGIEDGAGFPDGLTVDAEGCVWVALWGGSAVRRYTPDGELDRVIPLPVPLVTACTFAGPDLTDLYITTARVGLASPPPLAGSVFVVPGAGKGLAQPAFAG
- a CDS encoding IclR family transcriptional regulator, with amino-acid sequence MGRLVPAVTRALDILELFLDGDGTLSAPDIVRKLQLPRTTVHELVTTLAARSYIVQVPGQPGRYRLGVRPYQLGSRYAEQLDLAAEGQQVARSVAETCDETVHVAILEGTDVIYIAKVDSTHAVRMVSAAGRRLPAHCTSVGKMLLASLPEPELTSRVPDGVELVGMTPNSITDPGALREALDEIRQRGIAVERRESNPDVSCVAAPVRDRAGQVVAALSISVPMIRWSDERRVELEQLAAKGAAELSERLGHRSVA
- a CDS encoding DUF2269 domain-containing protein — translated: MKLSRPARRASLVVHVVAAASWLGLTLGLLALGITAATTGAAATVEASVRAMKLFADWLLLPVAFLTLVSGLVLSLGTPWGLARHRWVYIKFWVTLATTTATVFALRPGVNSAVAAVAAGGPLPDAGDVLFGPIVSLSAYVFMTVISILKPWGLTRRGRRLRAASARTPVGTTGPARQTA
- a CDS encoding PucR family transcriptional regulator, which translates into the protein MAATRSTTSTTSTTSPATPAVTTRSAWREVPRFQVRRFAELAMAEAPALAEEILREIRREYPHLPVVLDESGEPMAMVGIRRAIEVFVQHLETSEGRPTVPPGVFQEFGRGEGLHGRSLDSLQAIYRMGVRLAWRRFAEIGQRVDIPPPAMYELVDAGYEYLDGLVDQSVRGYAEAAARQAGERLRLQRRLMELLLAEHHRGDPAEALTERAARIGWPLPAKVAVGVLLRPAREAVAPAVGQGVLLDMEYEQPRMVVPEPDAAGRPELLHRALTGWAGAIGPPVPLADAAKSLRWAEAAVRLMERRLLPAGDVLYCTEHTEALVLLQPEELIDDLALRCLAPLEHCGPTHGRRLAETLLAWLETRGGAPEVAARLGVHPQTVRYRLRQIRELWGDEMDDPDRRFELELVLRAQRLKGVLGETPR
- a CDS encoding DUF3068 domain-containing protein codes for the protein MRRTASSLSLILLGIGTFLLVLAPMLAWYVAPRAAVNPIDIDTTAVYTGTGSVFDTAKIETVPDQKITVTQRVRGNVAESERSGNAVWDVITTVDTDKSLPAADPHDALDFTPHRWVMDRRTTKPVHCCKESPYIEGEAYLKFPFDVEKRSYQWWDNTGGTTITMRYDGTEKIQGYTGYRFTGTVAPRKIGTRLVPGSLVDQPKRPQVLAEEWYSNHGFKLVVDQRTGRVVYAQTGPRRTLRAPGGDKDAAVLLDSEKISFTPSTQKEAVRQAKQDSDQLRMVGETLPIGAAGAGFALAVVGGVLVVRGRKRPESPGTVEMPQPSLTM
- a CDS encoding glycosyltransferase family 4 protein, producing the protein MPQHVPSPPPLSNSVERGDPHRAAGLPSASQHHPPALPPHPRRIVFLAHRDLGNPSAGGSELLVDRLADGLTQLGHQVTLLCGGPAAYRDYRVVSAGGEFGHFLRARSAFTHQVGDCDLLVEVCNGMPYLAPLWHRGPTLCLVNHVHTDLWKMRFGGALAPAARIGRRLEHWALTGAQRRSLLVAVSPSTAHALRGIGVERERIRVVHNGVEEPGPLGDRSPEPLFLAVGRLVEYKRIDLLLRLWERVRPVTGGRLVIVGDGPERAALEQLAGPGVEFVGHVSEAEKHRLLCAAWLLLHPSAVEGWGLVVTEAATRETPTIAFDVPGLRDSVVDGETGVLAGGESSFAAAWCTLALSGHRREVMGKAARDRAARYRWDRTVRQFRAVAAEAVRRGGAP